ATGATTTTACTGTTTACAGATACGAACGGTTAAATCCTCTCCACGTTGCAGAAAAGAGCTTAAATGGAAAGTTAAGTGAACTCAAAGACGGGGATTGTGTTGTGGCTTTTTCAAggaaaaacatttttactTTGAAGTCTAAAATTGATCAAGCAttaggaaaaaaatctgCCGTTATTTATGGTTCACTGCCTCCTGAAGTCCGTAATCAACAAGCAAGCTTATTTAATTCAAAGAGTTCtgatgaaaatattttgctgGCCTCCGATGCCATTGGTATGGGTCTCAACTTAGGCGTAAAGCGTATTGTTTTCAgcgatttaaaaaagtttagtGGAGTTTCCACTATAGACATCCCTGTACCACAAATTAAGCAGATAGCAGGAAGAGCTGGCCGACATAATCCCAATGGATCTAAGCAAAGTGCTGGAATAGTAACTACCCTATatcaaaaagattttgCGAAATTAAATCGCGCCATGAATCTTCCTACAAAGAACTTATTCAATGCTTGTATTGGAGCTAAGGACGATTTATTCTTTAGATATTTATCACTATTCTCTGATGACATTCCTCAAAAGCTAATTTTCGATCGTTACTTTAAGTTAGCGAAAACGACTACTCCATTTGTTGTGTCGGAAGGAGCACTAAGCACATTCattattgaatatttaGACCACATAAAAGGTTTAACcattaaagataaaatcaaattgtTAGGGTGCCCAGTGTTAAAGCATTCTAAATACGCACCACTATTTATTCGGGAAATCGGATGTGTTATCGCTCAAGGAAAACGTCTGCAAATATATGATTTGAAGTCTGTACCTTTGGAAATATTAGAACGCGGAATTCCAACCACTGAAACCGAGTTACAACAACTAGAGCAGCTTCACAAATTAATAGTAGCATACATGTGGGCTAGTATACGATATCCAGCTATCCTGCAAAATGGAGCAGCCGAAAAAACCAAGGCAATAGCAGAGGCTTTTCTAATCAAAGGAATATCGAAATTACAAAAGTAactaaaatgaaataaaaggtTACAAATTAGTCTCTATTCCTTCAAACTTTAAGTAtcattaatatatatctaGGAGATACTTTAATTAtgagaattttttttttttttaagaaagaCGACCAGCATCTAATCCATTCTTTGTACAGAATTACCATCCAAATCGTAGTTGGGAAGGGTGAAAAACAGGAGGTTGCCAATCTGCCAACAAATCTCCATTGatccttcttctttttttgttcttcaaTCTTTCGTATTGTTGCTCAATTCCATCTGAAATACAGATAATAAATTGACCTTTGTAATATTTAAGCATATTTAGTGCTTGAAGTGTATGTAGCACATCATTAGTAGTCATTGAAGTTTTGTTGGCTAATTCGTCAATAGTGGTTTCAGTTCGCATTCCAAGCACAAGGTTGATGATTTGTTCAGCCCAATACGCTCGATAACTAATCAACCCCAAATCAGAAAGTGGTTTTTCAGGTGAGCCGTGTTTGTGCTCACGCTTGGTCAATTCATAAGAAAATTGTATGAGTAACTTGCCATAACCATGTCTTTGGTATTGAGGTAAAGTTAAGATACAAGCAAGGTTGTAATTTTCGGAGGactctttttcttttgagaAATATCCTACCAAGTGACATCCATATTCATCGCGGCGACACATAcagtaaaacaaaaagggATCAACATCATAGTAAAGCATTTTGTGATCCAGAAAAAGTTTGGACAAAAGACAAATATTCCTACACCATGTACGTTGCTTTCTTccatcaatttcaaaaaaggaTATATAGTCATCACGGTATATTTCATTTCCGGGTGGATGCTGCAATGTACATTTTTCGCGGTGTCTTTGAAATTGTCGCTCAGATCCGTAATAGCAGAAACAAAAACTGCAAATATAAACTATATCTACTTCCGAAAATTCTTTAGGGTACGGTGAGAAGTACCAAGGTTCAATTTCATGATCTCCTatgcaaattttgtttatattacGAATTCGAGCTATTTCGTGAGGATTTTGAACCATTGAGCCACTGAACCGTAACCTTTCTACTTCTTGTTCTTTTGAAAGACTTTCGGGCTTGTGGTCTTCCTCCAATAACGGTAAACTTTCATTCCCGGCATTTGATCCATGATCACTTTCTCCAGAAGGGGTGGATGGTTCAGGTTTCTCCGTAGAAGGCGTCGAAGGCTCAGTTTTTGAAGGTGCTGTAATCGATCGTCGTCTGTCAACAGCTTTTGGACGTTTTGAggattttccttttccatGAGCCTTTTTTGGCTTCTCCGGCGGTGGATACTCAATTCCTTTCGAtaaatcaatattatctATTGTAATCCATTCATCTAAACGTTTATTGTAGTCATTATAGTGTACATAGTAGACGACGCCTCtagttcttttttgaatcatTAAAATCTCCGCCTTTCGATATTCTCCATCCTTAAATGCAAAGACTTTGGATTTATAAACTATGTCTTTAGCCTCATAAGACTTTGTTTCAATCTTGGACTCATCATCAACATCATTCGACATCTTGAGTCTCAATAAGTGGATACTTATTCCATGTACAAATTGTGTAGCCACcctgaaaatttttttttcatggTGGTGAGTTTTGCTAGTTTCGAAAACATTTCTTTACCGATTCGTTAAATGTCGGTATGTTTTTTGTGAACTTTACtgctttaaattaaattgtttaGCAAATTTCGACGAATTTACAATCTTTGCTACCTTGAAATTCATTAAGCGAGatgatttttaaagttaGAGTTTCGCTCGTTATTATAGCATCGACGTAATTATTCTCAACCTGCGCTTACAGCAAACGATGCTAACCTTTTCGTTTCCAATAgaaagtaaattaattaataaaatttttgaaaggaTGAAAAGAGTAATAAATACTTTCATTTTACACATATCAAGATAGCTGTGATAAATTAAACGatcaacttcaaaaatcCTGAAATGctcaattaaaattagtGTTCTTtgataatataaaaatctagaaaatatttttctcgGGTTTGAACACGAGTATATTCGAAATTTGTCCAGAAAGTACCGAAAATGCTATAAACAGTAATACAATTCTTCAGTTTTCCGTTTccaattaaaagaataatgCCAATAAGGAATAATAGAAGTACTTTTCATAATTAAGGGAATTTACTTCACTAACGCGCTCAGCTAATTCACAAAAACCAATAAAAGTATGTTAGGCACTTTATTTACAAGGTATATACCATCATCCCAGCTGctaaattaataaacatGAAACGAGCGGTTGAGATATATCGGAATGAAACCTGCTACATTAAAAAGTAACTTTCCCGATTGAAACAGTCATCAGCCACAGGTATGGGTGAACAgaaaatgtatttattctgagtttatatataatacCTATATATTTGTTGACTGGTGTTTCAAAAGTTCACTATATATCAAGAAACACTATCATGAATTCATTACAGTAACAGTAAAATGGTTCACAATCAACATTCAAGTGCTTTAAACGGGAATCAAAAAGATACAATTAAGACGGGTATGGGGGAGTTACAAAGACTGCCATTTAAAACACAACGGCAGTGTAACAAATATACATGAGCACATTTCGTACCTAATTTGCGAATATACAATCTTTATACATTCCAAGCATTATGACCAGTAGCACTAGCGTTGTAAATAAAGTTGTTGTTGGCGCCAGAATTTCCTTGGCTATCTGCGTATGAGGGAATTTGTTCCGAACCATAACTTCGATTTGTATTGACAGCAGAGCTTGGTTGCGACATACGGGTATTCATCGTAGAACTTTGACGCTCGACGGCTGGACGGAAGTCATTTGgatcatcatcatcatcatcactGTCGGAAACAGCTGATGGACCATTTGCGTTGCTTAAAGGTTGTATATAGTTCACATTAGCAATATGGGTATTCAACGCTTCCCACCATCTCATTAGTTCGGTGTTGTTAGAAGCGCGAAACGCGTAATCGTTTCGCGCgccaaaaattttcttagtAGCATCCTTGCCAGTTATTTTAAACTTGGGTTTCTTCTCAGAAGGGCGACCGATCAGACAATCAGGTATGTAAAGGGCGAATTCGGGTTCAGGATCTTGAAGTGAATCAGAAGATTTAAATTCGTAAAGATAGCCAGAATGTGTAAAGGCATAAAAAcctctttgttttttctttaaaaaacttgttTTACGAATTAAATAACCAGCCATGATAGGTACAGTGGGTTGGTCATTCTTACCAGGATATTTTATAGCATCAACGCTGCGGGGGGGAACAGAGCCATGAATAAATTCCGGCTCACGCTTTGCGTATCCGGTCCACTCGCCAGCAAGGGTTTGTGCTTCTGATACGCGAACAACTTCTTGGAGGTGATTAATAGCTTTGACATGGGTTTGATTCATCATGCCCTCAAACTGCTTAACCGTgtctttaatttttgcgATAAGGTTTTGCTCGaaacgaaaagaaaattcttGAAGCTGTGCCACTGCTACGGAGTGATTGTTCTCTTCTTGAACTTGTCGAGCCAAACAGTTTAGCACTTGTCTATCTACAATAAAAGGGTCGTTCTTAATGTTTACAGTAGGTGGACTGGATGCTCTCCATGGTAAAAGAGCCCGATCTAGTAAGGAAAGATACTTTTGAGTTTCCGCACGCTGCTTTTCAACTACTTTCACACCTTTTGTACCTTCCGCTGCGATTTTCTTACAGTGTTCACGAAGGTCTTCACGAAGAAGTTCTAATATATTGATGATAGTACCTGGCAACTGGATAGATATTTGCTCGCTATCCGAAGCGATGGCAGCCGTTTGGTCTCGAAGCGCTGCAAAAATATCTTGAATTCCGTGTTCTTCAAATACATTAGCATCTTTGTAAGGATGGACAATAACTTTGCTCAATTTCATATACTCCTTTGCATTGTTTTTTGACGTTGACTCTAATTGCTTAAAGAATGCAATCAGATTTTCCACCAAATGTCTCCATCCTTCAAACCGATAAGTCAAGGAGTTGCAAAGTCCCATATATGCGTCTGTGTTTGGGACTGCATCTCCGTTTGAAGCCTGGTTTGGAATCTCCGTCCTGGTTGGAAATTCCGATTTCCCTGAAAGTTCCATCTTGTTGGTTCTTGGTGAAGCTTTTTTGACTTGGAACTTGTTAAAGAAAACGATCTGCTCGTATGACGCCAATCACCCTCCTGAAGGGGTTTGCTGTACCGATATAAATGTTCTGGGTTGGTATTCTGTTTAACGTAACTCATAATAGGAAATTGGTGGTACTTGAAGTAAAGGGTTTTGTTGGAAATAGAACATTCAGTgcttaagaaaaaatgtcAAAGAAACAGGTgaagcaaaatttgaaCTTGCAATGTATGTTCGACttgtatatttataaaattatcgACCATCATCAAACAAAGGCTTGATATGCTCGTTAGTTATGGCAAACAATAGGTGCTTGCTTGGGAACATAGGTATTTTGTACCTTTAATGAGCAATTGATACATTATTGGGAAATTATAGTTGATAGGGAGTTTGAACCAAGGAAAAggtttttcttcttttattcaaacgtttcaatttctttggTTCTGCTATAAGGAAGTAACTCAAGAAACTGCCTCCGTTGGACTGGATAAATATGtctattttctttgaatagGGAAAAGCAGGAAGAATGATGGAACTAGTAGAAATCAAGTTTTGAGGTcagaaaatataaatattatactTTGTActccttttcaaaaatacttAATTAGTCGAATTTTCGCCATTTTTCTATGTCGCTAAGCACTCATattgcaaattttttactaaaaaaataacgctatgaaagaaattaaacaTAGATAGGTTTtagctcttttttttttcctactCAACTTATCCAACCTAATACACTAAAGTaccttttgtttacattttctaaTACTGTACTTCGTTGTTTTGCGTTATATAAATTGTACGAGTCTTCGACACAAGTGATGAAGGACGATTGCGCTGCGGCACTATAAGCTGCTGAGATGCAATAAAGGTGTCTTGGTATTCCAGAGCATCCTTCCAGCACCCAAACATTTGCATAGTTCGTATTTTACCCTTGAAGGAGGGAATAGCATTCGctgtgaaaaaaaagaagttacttttttgatttcGTTTTTGAATCTCGTGTGTTTACTTCGTCTGTATTGGGAAAACCAGTGTTGTATGAAACTCGgattgtttgtttttccaaattattCCTTTCTACGCTTTGTTAATCATTGAGGTGTTTTTCTTgcatttctttcatttccCTTTTTTGATCGGagtaattaattaaattactttaataTTCCAAGGCGCCCCATTGTTGCTGTGCTGTTTGACGGACGGTCGGCTGTGCTTGTTTCTGAGCGGATCTGTTCatgaaattgctttttaaattccttAGTTGAAAACTGTTATTTCCATAAAGCTATTCCATGCGGCCAAAGGCTATTTTCTGATTTGTATTGACGAATTATCCGTCTAGTACCCAACCTTACTAGAATTGgaacattttatttattttcctttttttttttaaaaacgaaaaaaaactgGACTTTTGTTTCGCAAATACGGATTGGCAACGGTGGGAAGATTGAAAGAAGACCTATTGTGATTATTACTCACGTATTGGGGTGTCTCATTTTcctttgtaaataatatttgaaaCCATTTTATTctacttttctttctttcttctcaAATTAAAGTATAATAAAGTACTTGTTTATTCAAATCCTTTGATTTGcccctttttctttttttgtttttactttgcttttcattaaatattttcaacttGTTCATTTCTAGGATACATTTTGAGAGCATTGCAACTTCAATTTCCTCTGCAACTTAACTTCCTAtttcttcttatttttttaattctctCACAAACTTGGCATACGattcctttctttcttttttatttgattaattCTGTCaaactattttttcaactgaTTGgttctctttcttttctttttccttttaaataaaaaataatgtctAGTTCTTCAGTTTCTAATACTCTATCCATTGAGACTAAAAGTGACCCTAAAGATCCTGCTTTCGTTGCTTCTCAGGAATCTACTGAATGTAATGAACATGACACAACCCAGCTATCTGGCTCTTCATCTGAACCACTTGAGAATAATTCCTCTTTAACTCGCTCAACAGATGATCCGTCGGTAGAAATTCGTTCGAAGTTGGTGAGCCCTGATAATGAAGCTAACTTATTGAGTGATCAAAATATCACAAtatcaaatgaaaacaacAATGAAAACGATACCACAGAAGAAGCGGAGACTTCTAGCGGTAACGAAGCTGCCGATGATGAGGATTCCTCCTCTGATGCTCAGTCATCTGTCCCTTCTTTTTCGGAAATTCATGATGGGATGTCTGAAGAAGAGTTGGATAAAGAGAGGAAAACTCTAACACATCTTCGAAGAATATCTCTGCAAGGAGCTGATGATCCTGAGATTCCAACTGACTGGTCAGTTGCGATGTCCCCACCTGAAACCGAACAAGATGCATCTACCCTATTCTGGGTACCAGCAAATTTACATCCTGAATTGAACCCGACTGGTTGGAAATCGTTTTTGGACCTTCAAGTTAAAAACCTTAAGTCCCCTACTGCTACAGACACATCTTCAAGTCCTCTTGAGCACATTCGTTCCCtaagaagaagaaagtCATTGTTGTCACGACAGGTTAAAGCTGACGATGCTGTAATTAATTACCAAGATGGCAGTCCGATCGTGGAGAAAGCGTATCTCAAAAGGCATAGATCTTTACGCTTGAATGAGTTAGAGCATTTGGAATCTCTTGCACGTGATCCCCATAGGATGGTTTCTTTAGTTGATGGCATGAGCAACGGCTCTCCCGAAGATTCGCCTTTACTAGTATCTCctaatcattttcttcaacgTTCCTCAAGGACGACAATTCGAAGGACAGGTGCTTCGATTCGGACTATCCACCGGGGTAAAACATCAACTCTATCTGGCAACCGTAGTCACTctattttgcaaaagcCGACCGATACTTCGCCTCTACATAAAATAGAGCCCATATCTGCTGATGAACTTGTTGAGTCGGATGACTCTAGAACTTCGGCGCTGTCAAACTCTCAAAATCCATCGGACGATGTTGAAAACCAATCTGACCAAGCTCTAGAGGTTTTATCCTTGACGAATCCACCAAAGATTGATAACGCCTCTGCAGATACAACCTTACATAAAGAGACGAATAAGATCGATAAGCTGTATGTTTCGGAGAATAAAGCTGAAAGTGCTGTTGCATCTGAATCTTCGTTATCCGAAGGTACTCTCGCATTGAAAGCACCGGCACCGGAAAACAAACCTGAAAAGTCTAGTACATCGAAACCGCCAGTACCAGAAAATAAGGCTGAAGATTCTGTTGTATTAAAGTCGTCGGTACCAGAAGATAAATCTGAAAATTCTATTGCGTCGAAACCGTCGGCAACGGAAGGTATACCGGAAAATGCTATTGCGTTGCAATCATCGGTACCAGAAAATAAGGCTGAAGATTCTGTTGTATTAAAGTCGTCGGT
This portion of the Schizosaccharomyces pombe strain 972h- genome assembly, chromosome: I genome encodes:
- the rpm2 gene encoding ATP-dependent RNA helicase Rpm2, encoding MFLETLIHGVTFCVPFFSKSARIHTLSKDVFQQRKFPGNTLWAAALNRFTAYLFASKELSSKQAYLAQDFVNVCKDASVFQNVYYYELKKNILTDLGFSDLKNSDKSLALSKSSSTFDLQKIKKIHDCLLSEYRKYVRYQERIEETRPDLQKQLTDLKNPIEWYPGARKLRRHIIMHVGPTNSGKTHRALERLKTCKKGIFAGPLRLLAHEIYNRLQANGIACNLYTGEEIRNDYPFPQVVSCTVEMCNLSTTFDVAVIDEIQMMADPSRGYAWTQCLLGLQAKEIHLCGEESVVKLVRSIAKMTQDDFTVYRYERLNPLHVAEKSLNGKLSELKDGDCVVAFSRKNIFTLKSKIDQALGKKSAVIYGSLPPEVRNQQASLFNSKSSDENILLASDAIGMGLNLGVKRIVFSDLKKFSGVSTIDIPVPQIKQIAGRAGRHNPNGSKQSAGIVTTLYQKDFAKLNRAMNLPTKNLFNACIGAKDDLFFRYLSLFSDDIPQKLIFDRYFKLAKTTTPFVVSEGALSTFIIEYLDHIKGLTIKDKIKLLGCPVLKHSKYAPLFIREIGCVIAQGKRLQIYDLKSVPLEILERGIPTTETELQQLEQLHKLIVAYMWASIRYPAILQNGAAEKTKAIAEAFLIKGISKLQK
- the mst1 gene encoding histone acetyltransferase, KAT5 family Mst1 yields the protein MSNDVDDESKIETKSYEAKDIVYKSKVFAFKDGEYRKAEILMIQKRTRGVVYYVHYNDYNKRLDEWITIDNIDLSKGIEYPPPEKPKKAHGKGKSSKRPKAVDRRRSITAPSKTEPSTPSTEKPEPSTPSGESDHGSNAGNESLPLLEEDHKPESLSKEQEVERLRFSGSMVQNPHEIARIRNINKICIGDHEIEPWYFSPYPKEFSEVDIVYICSFCFCYYGSERQFQRHREKCTLQHPPGNEIYRDDYISFFEIDGRKQRTWCRNICLLSKLFLDHKMLYYDVDPFLFYCMCRRDEYGCHLVGYFSKEKESSENYNLACILTLPQYQRHGYGKLLIQFSYELTKREHKHGSPEKPLSDLGLISYRAYWAEQIINLVLGMRTETTIDELANKTSMTTNDVLHTLQALNMLKYYKGQFIICISDGIEQQYERLKNKKRRRINGDLLADWQPPVFHPSQLRFGW
- the slm1 gene encoding cytoskeletal signaling protein codes for the protein MELSGKSEFPTRTEIPNQASNGDAVPNTDAYMGLCNSLTYRFEGWRHLVENLIAFFKQLESTSKNNAKEYMKLSKVIVHPYKDANVFEEHGIQDIFAALRDQTAAIASDSEQISIQLPGTIINILELLREDLREHCKKIAAEGTKGVKVVEKQRAETQKYLSLLDRALLPWRASSPPTVNIKNDPFIVDRQVLNCLARQVQEENNHSVAVAQLQEFSFRFEQNLIAKIKDTVKQFEGMMNQTHVKAINHLQEVVRVSEAQTLAGEWTGYAKREPEFIHGSVPPRSVDAIKYPGKNDQPTVPIMAGYLIRKTSFLKKKQRGFYAFTHSGYLYEFKSSDSLQDPEPEFALYIPDCLIGRPSEKKPKFKITGKDATKKIFGARNDYAFRASNNTELMRWWEALNTHIANVNYIQPLSNANGPSAVSDSDDDDDDPNDFRPAVERQSSTMNTRMSQPSSAVNTNRSYGSEQIPSYADSQGNSGANNNFIYNASATGHNAWNV
- the zds1 gene encoding zds family phosphatase type A regulator Zds1; translation: MSSSSVSNTLSIETKSDPKDPAFVASQESTECNEHDTTQLSGSSSEPLENNSSLTRSTDDPSVEIRSKLVSPDNEANLLSDQNITISNENNNENDTTEEAETSSGNEAADDEDSSSDAQSSVPSFSEIHDGMSEEELDKERKTLTHLRRISLQGADDPEIPTDWSVAMSPPETEQDASTLFWVPANLHPELNPTGWKSFLDLQVKNLKSPTATDTSSSPLEHIRSLRRRKSLLSRQVKADDAVINYQDGSPIVEKAYLKRHRSLRLNELEHLESLARDPHRMVSLVDGMSNGSPEDSPLLVSPNHFLQRSSRTTIRRTGASIRTIHRGKTSTLSGNRSHSILQKPTDTSPLHKIEPISADELVESDDSRTSALSNSQNPSDDVENQSDQALEVLSLTNPPKIDNASADTTLHKETNKIDKLYVSENKAESAVASESSLSEGTLALKAPAPENKPEKSSTSKPPVPENKAEDSVVLKSSVPEDKSENSIASKPSATEGIPENAIALQSSVPENKAEDSVVLKSSVPEDKSEDSVPSKSSVLEDKHENSVEIDKKADDSLPSNNKTEGYTPSVVREEKNYSEPNASPSVIPPRVPTPVPGRTLSPKPTRIPTPIPSSLNVSLESSKKPEIFHERHIPTPETGPNKPSKNNILKSTQVPVTPKQKSSTANKGSTSSPSPPSSESKKTKRSWGRLFVSGDSDKEHKEHKKDKQKKKNDQISSSSKSASSFKKDRDKESIFGSLFGSKKKQTEIPPVSSSPPHNDAPPKAKPISAPSELPNTTSVAEAKCQTVTDDEGTDQQSDEKSTEPKTFIPDKDYYWSRFPICTERAIYRLSHIKLSNAHRPLFQQVLLSNFMYSYLDLISRISSNRPMNNVQQSTAKPIRKDINGQQRRSEFSAENVKNELENLSYQFGDQRKRNLNRKGSTIHTVSQNIQKVSKNAK